Genomic segment of Paenibacillus sp. FSL R5-0623:
GTGGACAGCCATACTTCTGATTTATGGCAGCAAATTTTATCAATCATACAAAATAAACTCAGCAAACCCAGCTTTGACACCTGGTTCAAAGCCACCAAAGCCACCAAGCTGAATGATCGTTCAATCGTCATTTCCGCTCCAACCACGTTTGCCGTCGAATGGCTGGAGAGCCGTTACACCAAATTGGTTGGCTCGACGGTATACGAGCTGCTTGGCAAGCAAGTCGATGTGAAATTTGTCATCGAAGAGAACAAGCCTGCTGAACCGGACCCGCAACTGCCGGCGCCAACGCCTACAGTTGTACAGGAAGAAGCCGTACTCAGCATGCTGAATCCGAAATATACGTTCGATACATTTGTCATCGGGCCGGGCAACCGTTTTGCCCATGCCGCATCGCTGGCGGTCGCTGAAGCGCCCGCCAAAGCTTACAATCCTCTCTTTCTGTATGGAGGAGTAGGTCTCGGTAAAACTCACTTGATGCATGCGATCGGACATTATGTTCTGGAGCATGATCCGGGCAGCAAAGTCGTTTATTTGTCGTCTGAGAAATTCACGAACGAATTCATTAACTCAATCCGTGACAACCGCGGGGAGAGCTTCCGTAACAAATACCGGAGCGTCGACATTTTGCTCATTGATGATATTCAGTTCTTGGCGGGAAAAGAATCAACACAAGAGGAATTTTTCCATACGTTTAATGCGCTGCATGAGGAACGGAAGCAGATTATCATCTCCAGCGACAGACCACCGAAGGAAATTCCGACACTGGAAGAACGGCTTCGTTCTCGCTTTGAGTGGGGGTTAATTACGGATATCCAGCCTCCAGATTTGGAGACGAGGATTGCAATTTTGCGTAAAAAGGCACGTGCGGAAAACTTGGATATTCCGAATGAAGCGATGATGTACATTGCCAACCAGATTGACACCAACATCCGTGAACTGGAAGGCGCCCTGATTCGGGTCGTTGCTTATTC
This window contains:
- the dnaA gene encoding chromosomal replication initiator protein DnaA, encoding MDSHTSDLWQQILSIIQNKLSKPSFDTWFKATKATKLNDRSIVISAPTTFAVEWLESRYTKLVGSTVYELLGKQVDVKFVIEENKPAEPDPQLPAPTPTVVQEEAVLSMLNPKYTFDTFVIGPGNRFAHAASLAVAEAPAKAYNPLFLYGGVGLGKTHLMHAIGHYVLEHDPGSKVVYLSSEKFTNEFINSIRDNRGESFRNKYRSVDILLIDDIQFLAGKESTQEEFFHTFNALHEERKQIIISSDRPPKEIPTLEERLRSRFEWGLITDIQPPDLETRIAILRKKARAENLDIPNEAMMYIANQIDTNIRELEGALIRVVAYSSLTNQDVTTHLAAEALKDIIPSSRPKMITIHDIQQKVGEYYSLKLEDFKARKRTKAVAFPRQIAMYLSRELTDFSLPKIGEAFGGRDHTTVIHAHEKISQAIKNDQDLYKVINNLTEKIKNPT